The sequence below is a genomic window from Ignavibacteriales bacterium.
AAGTATATTATGAAAGCGGCTATCTGAAAGAAGAATGGAATTTTAAAGCGGACACACTGGATGGCAAGTCATATTTATTTTATGAAAACGGTATTGTTCAATCAGAATTAGAATACATAAAAGGTGAACAAAAAGGTATTACCAAAAACTATTATGAAAATGGAATTCTGAAATCTGAAATTATGTACAGTGAAAATACCAGGAACGGAATTGCGATCACATATTATGATAATGGAAAACTTCAGTCATCCGGGTATTACAATAATGATGTATTGACAAATGAGTTTAAAGAGTATCACGAAAACGGACTTCTCAAGACTCTAGGGACTTATATCAATGGTAAGCTAAATGGTAAAAAACTAACTTATTATAAGAACAGTTTCCTTAAACAGGAAGAGGAGTACATTAACGGTGAACTGAACGGCTGGCTCAGAAGCTATTATGAAAACAGGAAAACTGAACGCGAAGAACTTTATCAGAACGGGAACCTGGTTATTAAAAGAGAATACGGAATTGATGGAATTCTTGTAAGGTCAAATGGAAATTAAGGAGTCAAAATGAAAAACATAAAAATGGTAATTACACTTTTAATTTTAACTGCATCAGTAAACATGGCGCAGGACGGACTCATCCGTTCCTACTACACAAACAAAATGTTAAAGCAGATTGAGAATTTTAAGAATGGAAAACTTGAAGGTACGAACAAGTACTACACAAATGCCGGAACATTGAAGGAAGTAATTAACTACAAGCAGGGGATTAAAGATGGAACTGCACTTTATTATTCAAATGATGGTGTGATTAAAGAAATCATCACCTTCCGTGATAATAAATACAATGGCGAGTTTAGAACCTTTTATGAAAACGGAATCCTGAAAGAAACCGGCACATATAGTAATGGTGTAATTGATGGTGAATACAAATCCTTTTATGAATCAGGTGAGTTATTTGCTTCTGCGGATTTCAGTACCGGTAAACGTGTCGGGGTTTCAAAAGAATATTATAAGAACGGAATTCTGAAAACAGAAGCCGAATTCAAAAATGGAATTCAGACAGGAACAACCAAATGGTATTATGAAAGCGGCAAGATCAAAAGCGTTAACGAATATGACGATGGGCAGCTGCACGGAATGACGACAGAATATTATGAAAGTGGTTCAGTAGAAGCAGAAAGGAATTACGCTTTTGGGAAACAGAATGGAACAGCTAAGGTTTATTTTGAAGATGGCAAGATAAAGTTTGAAGAGAATTATAAATCAGGTGCTAAAGAAGGCATTACAAAATCTTATTATAAAAGCGGCTCAGTGTGGACTGAACAAAACTTTAAAAAAGATAAACTCGAAGGTGAAACAAAAATTTATCGCGAAGATAAAACTCTCTGGTACATCGAAAAATATTCAGACGGTGTTCTGAAAGCATCAACTGAATACGCTAAAGATGGATCAGTAGCGGGTGAAACAAAATATTAATCCGATAAAAAAAATAGAATGAATAAATTCTTATGAGTTCAAAAAAGAATAACCGAAAACAAAATTCAATTCCCGTAGCGCTGATCCAGATTGCATTATCAAAAAATCCTGACTCAAATCTGAAAAAAGCAATTGACTGGATTATTAAATCAGCCAAGACAGGCGCAAAAGTTATCTGCCTTCCCGAATTATACCGTTCACAATATTTTTGTCAGAAAGAAGACATCAAATATTTTGACCTGGCTGAGACGATTCCCGGACCCTCAACTGTGGAGATTGGAAAGATTGCCAAAAAATTAAAAGTCGTCGTCATCGTCCCGATATTTGAAAAAAGAGCAGCAGGACTTTATCACAACAGTTTGGTCATCATTAATTCTGATGGAAATGTTACGGGGCTTTACAGAAAAATGCATATCCCGGATGATCCTGCTTTTTATGAAAAATTTTATTTCACACCCGGCGATCTT
It includes:
- a CDS encoding toxin-antitoxin system YwqK family antitoxin codes for the protein MKNIKMVITLLILTASVNMAQDGLIRSYYTNKMLKQIENFKNGKLEGTNKYYTNAGTLKEVINYKQGIKDGTALYYSNDGVIKEIITFRDNKYNGEFRTFYENGILKETGTYSNGVIDGEYKSFYESGELFASADFSTGKRVGVSKEYYKNGILKTEAEFKNGIQTGTTKWYYESGKIKSVNEYDDGQLHGMTTEYYESGSVEAERNYAFGKQNGTAKVYFEDGKIKFEENYKSGAKEGITKSYYKSGSVWTEQNFKKDKLEGETKIYREDKTLWYIEKYSDGVLKASTEYAKDGSVAGETKY